A single window of Martelella sp. NC20 DNA harbors:
- a CDS encoding gamma-butyrobetaine hydroxylase-like domain-containing protein, translating to MTSIPTEIRVSKDRKCLTVTFDDGARFALPAEMLRVLSPSAEVKGHGPGQAVTVPGKRNVGIMTVAAAGNYAIRIGFDDMHDSGIYTWTYLRELGEDGERMFAGYEAELAAKGMTRDRAERPR from the coding sequence TTGACATCGATACCGACCGAAATCAGGGTCTCGAAGGACCGTAAATGTCTGACCGTGACGTTCGACGACGGCGCCCGTTTCGCGCTGCCGGCCGAGATGTTGCGGGTGTTGTCGCCCTCGGCCGAGGTCAAGGGCCATGGGCCCGGCCAGGCGGTGACGGTGCCCGGCAAGCGCAATGTCGGGATCATGACCGTCGCGGCCGCCGGTAACTACGCGATCCGCATCGGCTTCGACGACATGCACGACAGCGGCATCTATACCTGGACCTATCTGCGCGAACTCGGCGAGGATGGCGAGCGGATGTTTGCCGGCTACGAAGCCGAGCTTGCCGCAAAAGGCATGACCCGCGACAGGGCCGAGCGTCCGCGCTGA